Proteins co-encoded in one Grus americana isolate bGruAme1 chromosome 12, bGruAme1.mat, whole genome shotgun sequence genomic window:
- the LOC129211845 gene encoding syntaxin-1B-like isoform X2, with amino-acid sequence MRDRLAELRRRAAAEGHPHEDALCFDNPAFSGDDGSPVSRALREAAELWRALDRLEQLSESIDCTQQTVLCCTSEESVAREKRGLGAARAAFAREAVALQPRLGALPAAPEGGTGRAGPRVRQTQLWLLLRRYRAVLARHYARENRYRQRLKEQIERQTELAGIDLGAEDLDRLAESPEAPRIVGRDLEELKAKQHLALTRARQRQLLDLEAQMAELHGLFLQLEGLLAEQHGAADSVEHYVLRTLDYVAQTGGEVKKAFAYRRPSRLSALLTAALSLCACCTCPPCLGGTVR; translated from the coding sequence ATGAGGGACCGCCTGGCAGAGCTGCGGCGGCGAGCCGCGGCCGAGGGGCACCCGCACGAGGACGCCTTGTGCTTCGACAACCCGGCGTTCAGCGGGGACGACGGCAGCCCTGTCAGCCGGGCGCTGCGGGAGGCGGCTGAGCTCTGGCGGGCGCTGGAccggctggagcagctctccgAGAGCATCGACTGCACGCAGCAGACGGTGCTGTGCTGCACCTCCGAGGAGAGCGTCGCCCGGGAGAAGAGGGGCCTCGGCGCTGCCAGAGCCGCCTTCGCCCGCGAGGCCGTGGCGCTGCAGCCCCGGCTGGGCGCTCTGCCGGCGGCTCCGGAGGGGGGGACGGGGCGAGCGGGCCCCCGCGTCCGCCAGAcccagctgtggctgctgctgcggcgGTACCGCGCCGTCCTCGCCCGACATTATGCCCGGGAGAACCGCTACCGGCAGAGGCTGAAGGAGCAGATCGAGAGGCAGACGGAGCTGGCGGGCATCGACCTGGGGGCCGAGGACTTGGACCGGCTGGCCGAAAGCCCCGAGGCACCCCGCATCGTGGGCCGGGACCTGGAGGAGCTCAAGGCCAAGCAGCACCTGGCCTTGACCCGGGCGCGCCAGCGGCAGCTCCTTGACCTGGAAGCGCAGATGGCGGAGCTGCACGGGctcttcctgcagctggaggggcTGCTGGCCGAGCAGCACGGGGCCGCCGACAGCGTGGAGCACTACGTCCTGCGCACCCTCGACTACGTCGCCCAGACCGGCGGCGAGGTGAAGAAGGCCTTCGCGTACCGGCGGCCGTCGCGGCTCTCGGCCCTGCTGACGGCGGCGCTCAGCCTCTGTGCCTGCTGCACCTGCCCGCCCTGCCTCGGCGGGACCGTCCGGTGA
- the LOC129211845 gene encoding syntaxin-1B-like isoform X1: MRDRLAELRRRAAAEGHPHEDALCFDNPAFSGDDGSPVSRALREAAELWRALDRLEQLSESIDCTQQTVLCCTSEESVAREKRGLGAARAAFAREAVALQPRLGALPAAPEGGTGRAGPRVRQTQLWLLLRRYRAVLARHYARENRYRQRLKEQIERQTELAGIDLGAEDLDRLAESPEAPRIVGRDLEELKAKQHLALTRARQRQLLDLEAQMAELHGLFLQLEGLLAEQHGAADSVEHYVLRTLDYVAQTGGEVKKAFAYRRPSRLSALLTAALSLCACCTCPPCLGGTVREHKSNSTAAVGAPGSVRTGDGRTWCCAGSCSRPASPFDARLPKQPPGKR, translated from the exons ATGAGGGACCGCCTGGCAGAGCTGCGGCGGCGAGCCGCGGCCGAGGGGCACCCGCACGAGGACGCCTTGTGCTTCGACAACCCGGCGTTCAGCGGGGACGACGGCAGCCCTGTCAGCCGGGCGCTGCGGGAGGCGGCTGAGCTCTGGCGGGCGCTGGAccggctggagcagctctccgAGAGCATCGACTGCACGCAGCAGACGGTGCTGTGCTGCACCTCCGAGGAGAGCGTCGCCCGGGAGAAGAGGGGCCTCGGCGCTGCCAGAGCCGCCTTCGCCCGCGAGGCCGTGGCGCTGCAGCCCCGGCTGGGCGCTCTGCCGGCGGCTCCGGAGGGGGGGACGGGGCGAGCGGGCCCCCGCGTCCGCCAGAcccagctgtggctgctgctgcggcgGTACCGCGCCGTCCTCGCCCGACATTATGCCCGGGAGAACCGCTACCGGCAGAGGCTGAAGGAGCAGATCGAGAGGCAGACGGAGCTGGCGGGCATCGACCTGGGGGCCGAGGACTTGGACCGGCTGGCCGAAAGCCCCGAGGCACCCCGCATCGTGGGCCGGGACCTGGAGGAGCTCAAGGCCAAGCAGCACCTGGCCTTGACCCGGGCGCGCCAGCGGCAGCTCCTTGACCTGGAAGCGCAGATGGCGGAGCTGCACGGGctcttcctgcagctggaggggcTGCTGGCCGAGCAGCACGGGGCCGCCGACAGCGTGGAGCACTACGTCCTGCGCACCCTCGACTACGTCGCCCAGACCGGCGGCGAGGTGAAGAAGGCCTTCGCGTACCGGCGGCCGTCGCGGCTCTCGGCCCTGCTGACGGCGGCGCTCAGCCTCTGTGCCTGCTGCACCTGCCCGCCCTGCCTCGGCGGGACCGTCCG AGAACACAAGTCAAACAGCACCGCTGCCGTGGGAGCGCCGGGAAGCGTGCGTACGGGCGATGGAAGGACGTGGTGCTGCGCTGGCTCCTGCTCCCGCCCAGCCTCTCCGTTCGATGCGCGGTTGCCAAAGCAGCCTCCTGGGAAGCGCTGA